From the genome of Bactrocera oleae isolate idBacOlea1 chromosome 2, idBacOlea1, whole genome shotgun sequence, one region includes:
- the Kif19A gene encoding kinesin-like protein KIF19 produces MAQNGCWSSSSGGSSASSAAQSRGLATANGPQEERLVVVVRVRPSDESSDHCIDVISDKSLLYDDGGKSRPRQYSYDHVFKETDSQERVYKKTTAPLVKDVLNGLNAAVFAYGATGSGKTHTMLGPCRKKGASIATERGATAAYDVDANNNESGLMVRAIEEIFQNIDNTSNNGSKVSISYLEIYNELIRDLLNPGGPLELREDNRGQRITVAGLSEITTTSRQEVVSLLLRGNKARTMEPTAANQTSSRSHALLSITVQTKTPLGTKQGRLFLTDLAGSERAKKTKNRGKRLQEGAHINRSLLALGNCINALSGGARYVNYRDSKLTRLLKEALSGKCKTVMIAHVAPEAKHRDETKNTLVYADRANSISTRLQNSVYLDEVKDFPTKHYQNLVTELREEVTRLRSKMLTERPRSGVAAAAAAQPARSTEEDEKRKTELRYLREQIVLTFKQQMKLRRKLLEAESHLLGLELDAERQHMIISHWQGRMGKLYDSPADDDIESEGAIALKNAWGELSAIEKETRRYKEIRERTEQELEMCRQKGVQLEDELPERITSDEERELLALLCRVHELEADKVSLQAERLARQAELRRRDLQLLRAERQRRLCEDIISSQRRLIEEGNVELPDELRELYGLYQQEIHAGVVTPSTSYERKLPPIYTAGSESPGSSSSSEWSPGSPLPPIDSQVLSAFQDGPDRHMGPLVNPRLPKLSATTTPATRRGTSIRMAKHAPNNT; encoded by the exons ATGGCACAAAACGGTTGTTGGTCAAGCAGCAGTGGTGGCAGTTCAGCTTCGTCGGCAGCGCAGAGTCGCGGACTAGCGACAGCAAACGGTCCGCAAGAGGAGCGTTTAGTG GTTGTGGTTCGAGTGCGACCCAGCGATGAAAGCTCCGACCATTGCATTGATGTGATTTCAGATAAATCACTACTATATGATGATGGTGGTAAAAGTCGACCGAGGCAATACTCGTACGATCATGTTTTCAAAGAAACCGACTCGCAG gAGAGGGTCTATAAGAAAACCACTGCTCCTTTGGTTAAAGATGTGCTAAATGGTCTCAACGCTGCGGTATTCGCTTATGGTGCCACCGGTTCTGGCAAAACACACACCATGTTGGGTCCCTGTCGTAAGAAAGGCGCTTCAATAGCGACCGAACGTGGTGCTACGGCGGCTTACGATGTCGATGCCAATAACAATGAAAGTGGATTGATGGTTCGTGCCATCGaggaaatatttcaaaatatcgaCAACACGTCGAATAATGGTAGCAAG GTATCTATTTCCTATTTGGAAATATACAATGAGCTTATACGTGATCTGTTGAACCCTGGCGGGCCGTTAGAACTGCGTGAAGATAATCGCGGTCAACGCATAACCGTCGCCGGCCTCTCAGAGATCACCACGACTAGTCGGCAAGAGGTCGTTTCACTGTTGCTCAGAGGCAACAAAGCACGTACCATGGAGCCGACAGCAGCGAACCAAACATCGTCACGCAGCCATGCATTGCTCAGTATTACCGTACAGACGAAAACCCCGTTGGGCACAAAACAAGGTCGCCTCTTTCTCACCGATCTTGCTGGCTCGGAACGTGCTAAGAAGACTAAGAATCGTGGTAAGCGTTTACAGGAAGGTGCACACATCAATCGCAGTCTACTGGCGCTCGGCAATTGCATCAATGCCCTGTCGGGTGGTGCACGTTACGTCAATTATCGTGATTCGAAGCTCACTCGTTTACTAAAAGAGGCATTAAGTGGCAAGTGCAAGACCGTTATGATTGCGCATGTCGCACCCGAAGCTAAGCATCGCGATGAAACAAAGAATACACTTGTTTATGCGGATCGCGCAAATAGCATTTCTACGCGCTTGCAGAATTCAGTTTATCTTGATGAGGTCAAAGACTTTCCCACAAAACACTACCAAAATCTGGTAACCGAATTACGTGAGGAGGTAACACGTTTGCGTAGTAAAATGCTTACCGAACGACCGCGTAGTGGTGTAGCAGCGGCTGCTGCGGCTCAGCCCGCGCGCTCCACCGAAGAGGATGAGAAACGTAAAACAGAGTTACGCTACTTGCGCGAGCAGATCGTGCTCACCTTCAAGCAACAAATGAAGCTGCGTCGCAAGCTGCTGGAAGCGGAGAGTCATTTGCTTGGTTTGGAGCTCGATGCCGAGCGTCAGCATATGATCATATCGCATTGGCAGGGACGCATGGGTAAACTTTACGATTCACCAGCTGACGACG ATATTGAATCCGAAGGAGCGATTGCGTTGAAAAATGCTTGGGGTGAACTCTCGGCAATCGAGAAAGAAACACGACGATACAAAGAAATACGTGAACGTACTGAACAGGAACTCGAAATGTGTCGGCAAAAAGGTGTGCAGTTGGAAGAT GAACTTCCGGAACGCATTACCAGCGATGAAGAACGCGAACTGTTGGCACTACTTTGCCGCGTGCATGAATTGGAAGCCGACAAGGTATCGCTTCAAGCAGAACGCCTAGCAAGACAGGCTGAGCTGAGACGACGCGACCTACAGCTTTTGCGCGCCGAACGTCAGCGGCGTTTGTGTGAGGATATCATAAGTTCGCAACGTCGTTTAATTGAAGAAGGCAATGTCGAATTGCCCGACGAGCTACGCGAACTTTACGGTTTATACCAGCAAGAAATACATGCTGGCGTTGTTACACCATCTACATCCTATGAGCGCAAATTGCCGCCAATTTATACAGCTGG TTCCGAATCACCCGGCTCTAGTTCCAGCTCTGAATGGTCGCCTGGTTCACCGTTGCCACCGATCGACAGTCAAGTACTTAGCGCTTTTCAAGATGGACCGGATCGACACATGGGACCACTTGTTAATCCACGTTTACCGAAATTATCCGCGACAACTACACCAGCTACACGACGTGGCACCTCAATACGAATGGCTAAACATGCGCCCAACAACACTTAA
- the Abi gene encoding abl interactor 2 isoform X2 produces MASENIMDELASLIRTEIPDGRQSLRDSYTNLERVADYCEDTYYREENKKAALEATKNYTTQSLASVAYQINTLAYSYMQLLELQAQQLCEMESQMNHIAQTVQIHKEKVARREIGVLTANKVSSRQFKIVAPINPEKPIKYVRKPIDYSILDDIGHSVNSTQTRQQKHRGSSHGSIQSLATSSLAPSVGPPPTTKPPTPPQMTRGNTGTLGKSSMSNTGTLGKSSREYRTPPVVNPPQVPSHYAPNYPIGHPKRMSSASSSTTVTGISSMGIVGPGSISGAPSVVSERGGGYSALPMPPSQQIATHVNLPSAGMMQSLPPPPPTTYDDRSSMPPPPSPLTVSQHEISEQSHIGMHTLGRNHNSVNFARPGSQSPPLPPPPPPEEEHQDFGRPRTSAGQGQLAPIVPEDQNLPGWVPKNYIEKVVAIYDYYADKDDELSFQESSVLYVLKKNDDGWWEGVMDGVTGLFPGNYVEPCV; encoded by the exons ATGGCCAGTGAAAACATAATGGACGAATTAGCATCATTAATACGTACGGAAATTCCGGATGGCAGACAAAGCTTGCGTGATAGTTATACAAATTTGGAACGTGTTGCAGATTACTGTGAGGACACGTATTATCG TGAGGAGAACAAAAAAGCTGCACTAGAGGCTACCAAAAACTATACAACGCAGTCATTGGCCAGTGTGGCATATCAGATTAATACCCTCGCTTATAGTTATATGCAACTTTTAGAGTTGCAAGCACAACAATTATGCGAAATGGAATCACAAATGAATCATATTGCTCAAACAGTGCAGATTCACAAAGAAAAAGTGGCACGACG TGAAATTGGCGTTCTCACCGCTAACAAAGTTAGCTCACGACAATTTAAAATAGTCGCGCCTATTAATCCAGAAAAACCAATCAAATATGTACGCAAGCCAATTGACTACTCGATACTAGATGATATAGGTCACAGTGTTAATTCTACGCAAACACGCCAACAAAAACATCGTGGATCCAGTCACGGGTCTATACAATCCTTGGCAACATCTTCGCTGGCACCTTCTGTAGGTCCGCCACCAACTACGAAACCACCAACACCACCGCAAATGACACGCGGAAATACTGGTACACTGGGTAAATCGTCAATGAGTAATACCGGTACGCTTGGTAAAAGTTCGCGTGAATATCGAACGCCACCGGTTGTAAATCCACCTCAAGTGCCTTCGCACTATGCACCCAACTATCCAATTGGGCATCCAAAACGAATGTCATCAGCTTCCTCAAGCACAACAGTCACTGGTATTAGTAGCATGGGTATTGTTGGCCCGGGCAGCATTAGTGGTGCGCCAAGTGTAGTTAGTGAACGTGGTGGTGGTTATAGTGCATTGCCTATGCCGCCTAGTCAGCAAATAGCAACACATGTCAATTTACCATCAGCAGGTATGATGCAATCtttgccaccaccaccgccaACAACATACGACGACCGAAGCAGTATGCCGC CGCCACCGTCGCCACTCACTGTTTCACAACATGAAATTAGTGAGCAAAGTCACATTGGCATGCAcacactgggcagaaatcacaacAG TGTGAACTTTGCAAGACCTGGCTCACAGTCGCCACCACTACCACCTCCACCACCACCAGAGGAGGAACATCAGGACTTTGGACGGCCACGTACATCAGCAGGGCAAGGTCAATTGGCGCCTATCGTGCCCGAGGATCAGAATCTACCCGGTTGGGTTCCGAAGAATTACATCGAAAAAG TTGTCGCAATTTATGATTATTATGCTGATAAAGATGATGAATTGAGCTTTCAAGAAAGCTCCGTATTGTATGTGCTAAAGAAAAACGATGATGGTTGGTGGGAAGGCGTTATGGACGGTGTAACCGGCCTGTTTCCGGGTAATTACGTGGAGCCATGTGTATAA
- the Abi gene encoding abl interactor 2 isoform X1, translated as MASENIMDELASLIRTEIPDGRQSLRDSYTNLERVADYCEDTYYREENKKAALEATKNYTTQSLASVAYQINTLAYSYMQLLELQAQQLCEMESQMNHIAQTVQIHKEKVARREIGVLTANKVSSRQFKIVAPINPEKPIKYVRKPIDYSILDDIGHSVNSTQTRQQKHRGSSHGSIQSLATSSLAPSVGPPPTTKPPTPPQMTRGNTGTLGKSSMSNTGTLGKSSREYRTPPVVNPPQVPSHYAPNYPIGHPKRMSSASSSTTVTGISSMGIVGPGSISGAPSVVSERGGGYSALPMPPSQQIATHVNLPSAGMMQSLPPPPPTTYDDRSSMPPPPSPLTVSQHEISEQSHIGMHTLGRNHNRNNFSVNFARPGSQSPPLPPPPPPEEEHQDFGRPRTSAGQGQLAPIVPEDQNLPGWVPKNYIEKVVAIYDYYADKDDELSFQESSVLYVLKKNDDGWWEGVMDGVTGLFPGNYVEPCV; from the exons ATGGCCAGTGAAAACATAATGGACGAATTAGCATCATTAATACGTACGGAAATTCCGGATGGCAGACAAAGCTTGCGTGATAGTTATACAAATTTGGAACGTGTTGCAGATTACTGTGAGGACACGTATTATCG TGAGGAGAACAAAAAAGCTGCACTAGAGGCTACCAAAAACTATACAACGCAGTCATTGGCCAGTGTGGCATATCAGATTAATACCCTCGCTTATAGTTATATGCAACTTTTAGAGTTGCAAGCACAACAATTATGCGAAATGGAATCACAAATGAATCATATTGCTCAAACAGTGCAGATTCACAAAGAAAAAGTGGCACGACG TGAAATTGGCGTTCTCACCGCTAACAAAGTTAGCTCACGACAATTTAAAATAGTCGCGCCTATTAATCCAGAAAAACCAATCAAATATGTACGCAAGCCAATTGACTACTCGATACTAGATGATATAGGTCACAGTGTTAATTCTACGCAAACACGCCAACAAAAACATCGTGGATCCAGTCACGGGTCTATACAATCCTTGGCAACATCTTCGCTGGCACCTTCTGTAGGTCCGCCACCAACTACGAAACCACCAACACCACCGCAAATGACACGCGGAAATACTGGTACACTGGGTAAATCGTCAATGAGTAATACCGGTACGCTTGGTAAAAGTTCGCGTGAATATCGAACGCCACCGGTTGTAAATCCACCTCAAGTGCCTTCGCACTATGCACCCAACTATCCAATTGGGCATCCAAAACGAATGTCATCAGCTTCCTCAAGCACAACAGTCACTGGTATTAGTAGCATGGGTATTGTTGGCCCGGGCAGCATTAGTGGTGCGCCAAGTGTAGTTAGTGAACGTGGTGGTGGTTATAGTGCATTGCCTATGCCGCCTAGTCAGCAAATAGCAACACATGTCAATTTACCATCAGCAGGTATGATGCAATCtttgccaccaccaccgccaACAACATACGACGACCGAAGCAGTATGCCGC CGCCACCGTCGCCACTCACTGTTTCACAACATGAAATTAGTGAGCAAAGTCACATTGGCATGCAcacactgggcagaaatcacaacAG aaataatttcaGTGTGAACTTTGCAAGACCTGGCTCACAGTCGCCACCACTACCACCTCCACCACCACCAGAGGAGGAACATCAGGACTTTGGACGGCCACGTACATCAGCAGGGCAAGGTCAATTGGCGCCTATCGTGCCCGAGGATCAGAATCTACCCGGTTGGGTTCCGAAGAATTACATCGAAAAAG TTGTCGCAATTTATGATTATTATGCTGATAAAGATGATGAATTGAGCTTTCAAGAAAGCTCCGTATTGTATGTGCTAAAGAAAAACGATGATGGTTGGTGGGAAGGCGTTATGGACGGTGTAACCGGCCTGTTTCCGGGTAATTACGTGGAGCCATGTGTATAA
- the LOC106616052 gene encoding alpha-2-macroglobulin receptor-associated protein, producing the protein MKIFIHVVLVILLLQMHLAIGDKKQSKKYSREANEQQYTQQKQHKSKEKSYEAELKLTTERYDPDFRNLQRPFRMAKLNLVWAKAQNRLTEPKLKSLYMELKIQDKEEIAWKQLSSQHKDKEGIKEAELRQKLVGIMSTYDLLEHFEDTQDKDKVKPYKKFYDPEDSHLNKSAFKDKKLNRLWAKAEVAGFTKEELDSLKEEFQHHQDKVDVYYSLLEDIGSTSGPKHENAINEEELDIFNMVANDPNENEINTPEMNLKKYESDINKLRDHHHGIKDHYERLERLVSSGPHSQEFVEPKVQGLWRVAQASNFTEKELSSIKYELHHFESRLLKLRNLQAEHAMQKEKYKNEKQNDKSGRFEDMEDHIKKQTRKVEKIQDTIEKTIFRHSEL; encoded by the exons ATGAAGATTTTTATACATGTTGTGCTGGTAATTTTGCTCTTGCAAATGCATTTGGCCATTGGAGATAAAAAACAAAGCAAGAAATATTCTCGTGAAGCTAATGAACAACAAtacacacaacaaaaacaacacaagtCGAAAGAAAAATCTTATGAAGCCGAGTTGAAACTTACAACTGAGCGATATGACCCCGACTTCCGTAATCTACAACGACCTTTCCGAATGGCCAAACTAAATTTGGTCTGGGCTAAGGCACAAAAT agACTGACTGAGCCAAAATTAAAGTCTTTGTACATGGAACTCAAAATACAAGATAAGGAAGAGATCGCATGGAAACAATTGAGTTCACAGCATAAAGATAAAGAAGGCATTAAAGAAGCTGAACTGCGCCAAAAATTGGTTGGTATAATGAGCACGTATGATTTGTTGGAACATTTCGAAGATACGCAAGATAAAGACAAGGTTAAACCATATAAG aaattttatgacCCAGAAGATAGTCATTTGAATAAAAGTGCATTTAAGGACAAAAAACTTAATCGCCTTTGGGCTAAGGCGGAAGTAGCGGGATTCACTAAGGAAGAACTGGATTCTCTTAAAGAAGAATTTCAACATCATCAAGATAAAGTCGATGTATACTATAGTTTATTAGAAGATATAGGTTCAACGAGCGGCCCAAAGCATGAAA atgCCATAAATGAagaagagcttgatatatttaaCATGGTCGCAAATGATCCGAATGAAAATGAGATAAACACTCctgaaatgaatttgaaaaaatatgaaagcgATATAAACAAGTTGCGCGATCACCATCATGGTATTAAGGATCATTATGAACGATTGGAACGTTTGGTTTCTTCGGGACCGCATAGTCAAGAATTTGTTGAACCAAAAGTACAAGGCCTATGGCGTGTTGCACAAGCCAGCAATTTTACAGAAAAGGAACTGAGTTCAATTAAATATGAATTGCATCATTTTGAAAGCAGGCTACTCAAACTTCGCAATCTGCAAGCTGAGCATGCAATGCAAAAAGAGAAATACAAA aatGAGAAGCAAAATGACAAAAGTGGTCGCTTCGAAGATATGGAAGATCATATCAAGAAACAAACGCGTAAAGTGGAAAAAATCCAAGATACTATTGAAAAAACTATATTCAGACATTCGGAGCTGTAG